A single window of Luteipulveratus halotolerans DNA harbors:
- a CDS encoding HD domain-containing protein yields the protein MTDAADRVRRRWPLGDGVALRERVIAAYEQPWRRYHDVRHLDEVLARITEIGSEATDLGVDQPVVTLAAYFHDVVYATGSATHVSNEEASARCAEAWLSSAGLSRATVSEVARLVRGTADHDSDPTDVSAAVLYDADLAILATAPERYAEYAADVRREYAAVPDPDFAAGRARVLASLLERPNVFATAYGQDRWEHAARANLRAELSVLRHS from the coding sequence ATGACCGACGCGGCCGATCGCGTACGTCGCCGGTGGCCGCTGGGTGACGGGGTCGCGCTGCGCGAGCGGGTCATCGCGGCGTACGAGCAGCCGTGGCGGCGCTATCACGACGTCCGCCATCTCGACGAGGTGCTTGCTCGGATCACCGAGATCGGTTCGGAGGCAACAGATCTCGGCGTCGACCAACCAGTCGTGACGCTGGCTGCGTACTTCCATGACGTCGTCTACGCCACCGGCTCCGCGACTCACGTGAGCAACGAGGAGGCCTCGGCGCGGTGCGCCGAGGCCTGGCTGTCGTCGGCAGGTCTGTCCCGTGCGACGGTCTCCGAGGTCGCACGCCTCGTGCGGGGCACCGCCGACCACGACAGTGATCCGACGGATGTCTCCGCTGCAGTGCTGTACGACGCCGACCTGGCCATCCTCGCCACGGCGCCCGAGCGCTACGCCGAGTACGCCGCCGACGTCCGACGTGAGTACGCCGCCGTGCCGGACCCCGACTTCGCCGCGGGCCGTGCGCGCGTGCTGGCGTCCTTGCTGGAGCGCCCGAACGTCTTCGCCACTGCCTACGGCCAGGACCGGTGGGAGCATGCCGCCCGCGCCAACCTGCGTGCCGAGCTGTCGGTGCTGCGGCACTCATGA
- a CDS encoding NBR1-Ig-like domain-containing protein produces MQHEVEQDTVRTFVEDLIDLRAAAGSPSYREMARRSGCISHTTLHDATLGVRMPTWATTEQFVLACGAQPQDWEDRWARAREVSPVSGPIPVAAAPVPVEEAPAPQMVLEEPADPEPVLRWWVRSRGPVLAAVVGAAATLAVLVVVGGVLPEATASAAAAPAVAAPAAQHGVSACRPSTSTPVAAPVWTLQQDVTLPDCASVATHEQVTKVWRLRNVSSRPWHSYYLERMDAPQRSDTCQTDERIVLPTVAAGARIDVRVGVTAPDVAGVCVVRWALKDSSGRLAAPGQAPLDLRVVVDGRFEADGP; encoded by the coding sequence GTGCAGCACGAGGTGGAGCAGGACACGGTCCGGACGTTCGTCGAGGACCTGATCGACCTTCGTGCGGCGGCGGGCTCTCCGTCGTACCGGGAGATGGCTCGCCGCTCGGGCTGCATCTCGCACACGACCCTGCACGACGCCACTCTCGGCGTACGGATGCCGACCTGGGCGACGACGGAGCAGTTCGTCCTCGCCTGTGGTGCACAGCCGCAGGACTGGGAGGACCGGTGGGCGCGCGCCCGTGAGGTGAGCCCGGTGAGCGGCCCGATCCCGGTCGCAGCAGCCCCCGTCCCGGTCGAAGAAGCCCCGGCACCGCAGATGGTGCTCGAGGAGCCCGCTGACCCCGAGCCCGTGCTGCGCTGGTGGGTGCGCTCACGAGGACCTGTCCTCGCTGCGGTCGTCGGTGCCGCGGCGACGCTGGCGGTCCTGGTCGTGGTCGGTGGGGTGCTGCCCGAGGCCACGGCGTCCGCTGCGGCGGCCCCTGCGGTGGCAGCGCCGGCGGCCCAGCACGGCGTCTCCGCATGTCGGCCGTCGACGAGTACGCCGGTCGCCGCGCCGGTGTGGACGCTTCAGCAGGACGTGACCCTGCCAGACTGCGCGAGCGTGGCGACCCACGAGCAGGTCACCAAGGTGTGGCGGCTGCGCAACGTCAGCAGCCGACCCTGGCACTCCTACTACCTCGAGCGGATGGACGCCCCGCAGCGGTCCGACACCTGTCAGACCGATGAGCGCATCGTTCTGCCGACCGTGGCTGCGGGAGCGCGGATCGACGTACGCGTCGGCGTGACCGCCCCCGACGTCGCCGGCGTCTGCGTCGTGCGCTGGGCTCTCAAGGACTCCTCCGGACGACTCGCGGCTCCGGGGCAGGCTCCGCTGGACCTGCGCGTCGTGGTCGACGGACGGTTCGAGGCCGACGGCCCCTGA
- a CDS encoding TM0106 family RecB-like putative nuclease — MQRVDGRIVLSPTDLTKHVACPHITTLDLQWLSDDRGERRPQGADDALKLVFAKGISHERDYLAQLRERGRSVTEISDRDRVRAEAATVEAMRSGADVIYQATLFDGVWVGHADFLLRREIPSDLGSWSYDIADTKLARRLKVPALLQMAMYAERLTSLQGVAPQQLVVVTGDKQEHPWRLVDVASYARRIRERLEGVVAAPPGTEPAPVAHCVMCRWQTVCEEQWVAEDDLVQVAGLRGDQRMALRSKGIATLTQLAEATPEQVGDALSPLTRDRLLHQARLQVRERDAGQAAYDLLPPEPGKGLQRLPEPAGGDVYLDFEGDPWAADGAGHEYLAGLWERSGTFSSWWAHDFEQEGKLVTDLIDDLMRRWAADPGMHIYHYAPYEVTALQRMTARHATREAELDQLLRAERFVDLYAVVKQGLRISKPSYSIKKLEDFYWGHTRTAESDDEVADAMTSVVDYERWLTDGDQSILDAIESYNRDDVRSTHDLHVWLEQRRSELAGTGVALSRPTPPPLKEVSEGELAEAELSERLLDAGHSLLAGCVGWHRREARPGWWAFFRYGAMTDEEIVADGTAIGRAGGPVFVEDVLSKTGRATSKRWRYPFPAQDCGLRVGSRLHDVDSGDSVGEALELDPVEGWVDLKVGARFEPKQVRGFGPPGPIGDEVLRGSIQRCADEVLAGGRPLGAALIDRTVPSARDLEPREGETPKDVVVRVGSTVRQQVLAVQGPPGTGKTYAASALIRQLLDSGKTVGVTALSHAVIENLLHGVGRPAWQKAPVPEEPPDDGITRVSSNEAIEAGLSDGSINLVGGTAWLWARESMAEAVDVLVIDEAGQFSLANAVAVAQGARALVLLGDPQQLTQPTQATHPFGAGASALDHLLDGHDTIPADRGVFLDRSFRMHPQVCSFVSDLMYDGRLLPADGRDRQVVRAPGRVSGAGLRWVPVEHHGNAAESVEEAEAVRTLVADLVRGTWTDADGNQHGLTVDDVLVVAAYNAHVAQLAAHLPDGVQVGTVDRFQGRQAPVVIYAMGASSAAEAPRGVDFLYDLHRLNVAVSRAKAMAVVVGSPALLEAEVHTPQQLRSVNALCRYVDLSEQPGGG; from the coding sequence ATGCAGCGCGTCGACGGTCGCATCGTCCTCAGCCCGACAGACCTGACCAAGCATGTCGCGTGCCCGCACATCACCACTCTCGATCTGCAGTGGCTGAGCGACGACCGTGGTGAGCGTCGGCCGCAAGGGGCCGATGACGCTCTCAAGCTGGTCTTCGCCAAGGGCATCTCGCACGAGCGCGACTACCTCGCCCAGCTGCGTGAGCGCGGGCGGAGCGTCACCGAGATCTCAGACCGTGACCGAGTGCGTGCCGAGGCGGCGACGGTCGAGGCGATGCGCTCCGGCGCCGACGTCATCTACCAGGCGACACTGTTCGACGGGGTGTGGGTCGGGCACGCCGACTTCCTTCTGCGCCGCGAGATCCCGAGCGACCTCGGGTCGTGGTCCTACGACATCGCCGACACCAAGCTCGCGCGCCGGCTGAAGGTGCCGGCGCTCCTGCAGATGGCGATGTACGCCGAACGCCTCACCAGCCTGCAGGGTGTCGCGCCCCAGCAGCTCGTCGTGGTGACGGGCGACAAGCAGGAGCACCCGTGGCGGCTGGTCGACGTGGCCTCCTACGCCCGGCGGATCCGTGAGCGGCTCGAGGGCGTCGTCGCGGCACCGCCCGGCACCGAGCCCGCACCGGTGGCGCACTGCGTGATGTGCCGCTGGCAGACGGTGTGCGAGGAGCAGTGGGTCGCCGAGGACGACCTCGTCCAGGTGGCGGGTCTCCGGGGTGACCAGCGAATGGCGTTGCGGTCCAAGGGGATTGCCACCCTCACCCAGCTCGCCGAAGCCACTCCCGAGCAGGTGGGTGACGCTCTCAGCCCGCTCACGCGCGACCGCCTGCTGCATCAGGCGCGGCTGCAGGTGCGCGAACGCGACGCGGGACAGGCGGCGTACGACCTCCTCCCACCCGAGCCGGGCAAAGGCCTCCAACGTCTGCCCGAGCCCGCGGGCGGTGACGTCTACCTCGACTTCGAGGGTGATCCGTGGGCCGCCGACGGCGCGGGTCACGAATACCTGGCGGGTCTGTGGGAGCGCTCGGGCACGTTCAGCTCGTGGTGGGCTCACGACTTCGAGCAGGAGGGCAAGCTCGTCACCGACCTCATCGACGACCTGATGCGCCGATGGGCCGCCGACCCCGGCATGCACATCTACCACTACGCGCCCTACGAGGTCACCGCGCTGCAGCGCATGACTGCGCGTCATGCGACGCGCGAGGCCGAGCTCGACCAGCTGCTGCGCGCTGAGCGGTTCGTCGACCTCTACGCCGTGGTCAAGCAGGGATTGCGCATCAGCAAGCCCTCGTACTCCATCAAGAAGCTCGAGGACTTCTACTGGGGCCACACCCGTACGGCGGAGAGTGACGACGAGGTCGCCGATGCGATGACCTCCGTCGTCGACTACGAGCGCTGGTTGACCGACGGCGACCAGTCGATCCTCGACGCGATCGAGAGCTACAACCGCGACGACGTGCGCTCGACCCATGACCTGCACGTGTGGCTCGAGCAGCGACGCTCCGAGCTCGCCGGCACCGGGGTCGCCCTGAGCCGACCGACGCCACCGCCGCTGAAGGAGGTCAGTGAGGGCGAGCTGGCCGAGGCGGAGCTGTCCGAACGCCTGCTCGACGCCGGCCACTCCCTGCTCGCCGGCTGCGTCGGCTGGCACCGGCGGGAGGCGCGACCGGGGTGGTGGGCGTTCTTCCGCTACGGCGCGATGACCGACGAGGAGATCGTGGCTGACGGCACCGCGATCGGTCGGGCGGGCGGGCCGGTCTTCGTCGAGGACGTGCTCAGCAAGACCGGTCGGGCGACCTCGAAGCGGTGGCGCTACCCCTTCCCGGCGCAGGACTGCGGCCTGCGCGTCGGTAGCCGGCTGCACGACGTCGACTCAGGCGACAGCGTCGGTGAGGCGCTCGAGCTCGACCCGGTCGAGGGCTGGGTCGACCTCAAGGTCGGCGCGCGGTTCGAGCCCAAGCAGGTGCGCGGGTTCGGCCCGCCCGGGCCGATCGGTGACGAGGTCCTGCGTGGCTCCATCCAGCGGTGCGCCGACGAGGTCCTCGCCGGAGGCCGACCGCTCGGCGCCGCGCTGATCGATCGGACGGTGCCGAGCGCCCGCGACCTCGAGCCGCGCGAGGGCGAGACGCCCAAGGACGTCGTCGTACGCGTGGGGTCGACCGTGCGGCAGCAGGTGCTGGCCGTGCAGGGTCCGCCCGGCACGGGCAAGACCTACGCAGCGTCGGCCCTGATCCGACAGCTGCTCGACAGCGGCAAGACCGTGGGGGTGACTGCGCTGTCGCACGCGGTGATCGAGAACCTCCTGCACGGTGTGGGGCGCCCGGCATGGCAGAAGGCCCCTGTCCCGGAGGAGCCACCGGATGACGGGATCACCCGGGTCTCCAGCAACGAGGCCATCGAGGCCGGGCTGTCCGACGGCAGCATCAACCTGGTCGGGGGCACTGCCTGGTTGTGGGCTCGCGAGTCGATGGCCGAGGCCGTCGATGTGCTCGTCATCGACGAGGCAGGGCAGTTCTCGCTGGCCAACGCTGTCGCCGTCGCGCAGGGCGCTCGGGCGCTGGTGCTGCTCGGCGATCCGCAGCAGCTGACGCAGCCGACCCAGGCGACGCACCCCTTCGGGGCCGGTGCGTCCGCTCTGGACCACCTGCTCGACGGCCACGACACGATCCCCGCCGACCGAGGCGTCTTCCTCGACCGCAGCTTCCGGATGCACCCGCAGGTCTGCTCGTTCGTCTCCGACCTCATGTACGACGGTCGCCTCCTGCCCGCCGACGGCCGCGACCGGCAGGTCGTCCGGGCGCCGGGACGGGTGAGCGGAGCCGGGCTGCGGTGGGTCCCGGTCGAGCACCATGGCAACGCCGCCGAGAGCGTCGAGGAGGCAGAGGCCGTACGCACCCTGGTCGCCGACCTCGTGCGCGGCACCTGGACCGACGCCGACGGCAATCAGCACGGTCTGACCGTCGACGACGTGCTCGTCGTGGCGGCCTACAACGCACATGTCGCCCAGCTGGCCGCGCACCTGCCTGATGGCGTACAGGTCGGCACGGTCGACCGGTTCCAGGGGCGTCAGGCCCCGGTCGTGATCTACGCGATGGGCGCGTCCTCGGCCGCCGAGGCGCCGCGTGGGGTCGACTTCCTCTACGACCTGCACCGCCTCAACGTCGCGGTCTCTCGCGCGAAGGCCATGGCGGTCGTGGTCGGCTCACCGGCACTGCTCGAGGCCGAGGTGCACACGCCGCAGCAGCTGCGATCGGTCAACGCGTTGTGCCGCTACGTCGATCTGTCCGAGCAGCCCGGTGGCGGGTGA
- a CDS encoding NADPH:quinone oxidoreductase family protein, whose translation MRAAQITTLGGPSSVTVGDLPEPARPTDQVLIEVHRAGVAYPDVLLSRGEYQFKPELPFVPGAEVSGVVREVPAGSTLTVGQRVAAFPAFGGFAELVHTAEAMVLPLPDDVDLDAAAALPMNYLTCVFGLEQRARLAAGETVLVHGASGGIGTAAIQVAKSVGASVIAVVSTDAKSEVARRAGADEVVLADGFKDRVKQITGGRGVDAVVDPVGGDRFTDSLRSLAPEGRLLVIGFTGGDIPTVKVNRLLHNNTSVVGVGWGAYWLPQPQVLRQQWDRLMELRSAGHIDPLIGASYGLADIGQALTDLDERRAQGKILLRVAG comes from the coding sequence ATGCGCGCAGCACAGATCACCACCCTCGGCGGACCGTCGTCCGTCACCGTCGGCGACCTGCCCGAGCCCGCCCGGCCGACGGATCAGGTCCTCATCGAGGTGCATCGCGCGGGTGTCGCCTACCCGGACGTGCTGCTGTCCCGTGGCGAGTACCAGTTCAAGCCCGAGCTGCCGTTCGTGCCGGGTGCCGAGGTGTCGGGCGTCGTACGCGAGGTGCCGGCAGGGTCGACGTTGACCGTCGGCCAGCGCGTCGCAGCGTTCCCGGCGTTCGGCGGGTTCGCCGAGCTGGTGCACACCGCTGAGGCGATGGTGCTCCCCCTACCCGATGACGTCGACCTCGACGCCGCCGCGGCGCTGCCGATGAACTACCTGACCTGCGTGTTCGGGCTCGAGCAGCGAGCGCGCCTCGCGGCCGGTGAGACCGTGCTCGTCCACGGCGCCTCGGGCGGCATCGGCACAGCCGCGATCCAGGTGGCCAAGAGCGTCGGCGCGTCAGTGATCGCCGTCGTGTCGACCGACGCCAAGAGCGAGGTCGCCCGGCGCGCCGGAGCGGACGAGGTCGTCCTGGCCGACGGGTTCAAGGACCGCGTCAAGCAGATCACCGGCGGGAGGGGTGTCGACGCGGTCGTCGACCCGGTCGGCGGGGACCGCTTCACCGACTCGCTGCGCAGTCTCGCCCCGGAGGGTCGACTGCTCGTCATCGGGTTCACCGGTGGCGACATCCCGACGGTCAAGGTCAACCGCCTCCTGCACAACAACACGTCCGTCGTCGGCGTCGGCTGGGGTGCGTACTGGCTGCCCCAGCCGCAGGTGCTGCGTCAGCAGTGGGACCGGCTGATGGAGCTGCGCTCGGCTGGGCACATCGACCCGCTGATCGGTGCGTCGTACGGCCTCGCCGACATCGGACAGGCGCTCACCGACCTGGACGAGCGTCGCGCCCAGGGCAAGATCCTGCTGCGCGTCGCCGGCTGA
- a CDS encoding histidine phosphatase family protein: MSVILLVRHGQASFGKRDYDVLSERGHEQAALLGRALADRGVVPARVLHGGMRRQLDTAVGMVEAAGWSSTPEADERWAEFDHQDVIAAHRPAYRNQLVMKADLARTLKPRKAFQDVFAAATARWASGEHDDYTETFAAFAARVGAALDGAAQQAGTTVVVTSGGPIGLVTSRLLTGSPQRWASINATTINTAVTKVLSGASGLTLVSFNGHEHLESTADAITYH, translated from the coding sequence ATGAGCGTGATCCTCCTCGTGCGTCATGGGCAGGCGTCGTTCGGCAAGCGCGACTACGACGTGCTGTCCGAGCGCGGTCACGAGCAGGCCGCTCTGCTCGGTCGTGCGCTCGCCGACCGCGGGGTCGTCCCGGCCCGGGTGCTGCACGGCGGGATGCGGCGTCAGCTCGACACGGCCGTGGGCATGGTCGAGGCTGCGGGCTGGTCGTCGACACCCGAGGCTGACGAGCGGTGGGCGGAGTTCGACCACCAGGACGTCATCGCAGCCCACCGGCCGGCGTACCGCAACCAGCTCGTCATGAAGGCCGATCTCGCGCGAACTCTCAAGCCCCGCAAGGCCTTTCAGGACGTGTTCGCTGCGGCGACCGCGCGCTGGGCGTCGGGCGAGCACGACGACTACACCGAGACGTTCGCGGCGTTCGCCGCCCGCGTCGGGGCCGCTCTCGACGGTGCTGCTCAGCAGGCGGGTACGACGGTCGTCGTCACCTCGGGTGGCCCGATCGGTCTCGTCACGAGTCGCCTGCTCACCGGGTCGCCCCAGCGCTGGGCATCGATCAACGCCACCACCATCAACACCGCTGTCACCAAGGTGCTCAGCGGTGCGTCCGGCCTGACCCTCGTGTCGTTCAACGGTCACGAGCACCTCGAGTCGACCGCCGACGCCATCACGTACCACTGA
- a CDS encoding phosphotransferase family protein, with protein sequence MAADDAREVRAEDSFDVDAVASWLRENASDTTGLEDIPSVRQFSGGASNLTYLLSYADRDIVLRRPPGGRKAKSAHDMRREFTIQDRLADSFPYVPQMVAFCDDESVIGSDFYVMQRLDGLIPHKEMPAGVDLSPGQARTLGRNVLDVLVELHAVDPGAAGLSELGRGTGYVARQVAGWSDRYRKARTRNVTSFEKVMAWLDANQPPDARNCLIHNDFRLDNVVLDRADPTRVIGVLDWEMATLGDPLMDLGGSMAYWVQADDNLAFRMFRRQPSHLPGMLSRREVVHHYCERAGLDVSDREWAFYEVFGLFRLAAIAQQIYYRYHHKQTTNPAFKNLYLAVTALDLRCRSLIRQAGR encoded by the coding sequence ATGGCCGCTGACGACGCGCGGGAGGTGCGCGCCGAGGACTCCTTCGACGTCGACGCCGTCGCGAGCTGGTTGCGCGAGAACGCCTCTGACACCACAGGACTCGAGGACATACCGTCCGTACGCCAGTTCTCCGGCGGCGCGTCCAACCTCACCTACCTGCTCTCGTACGCCGACCGCGACATCGTCCTGCGACGCCCGCCGGGCGGGCGCAAGGCCAAGAGCGCCCACGACATGCGGCGCGAGTTCACGATCCAGGACCGCCTCGCGGACTCGTTCCCGTACGTGCCGCAGATGGTCGCGTTCTGCGACGACGAGTCGGTCATCGGCTCTGACTTCTACGTGATGCAGCGCCTCGACGGGCTGATCCCGCACAAGGAGATGCCGGCCGGGGTGGACCTCTCCCCCGGCCAGGCGCGCACCCTCGGGCGCAACGTGCTCGACGTGCTCGTCGAGCTGCACGCCGTCGACCCCGGTGCGGCCGGTCTGAGCGAGCTCGGGCGCGGCACCGGGTACGTCGCTCGGCAGGTCGCAGGCTGGTCGGACCGCTACCGCAAGGCGCGCACCCGCAACGTGACGTCGTTCGAGAAGGTCATGGCGTGGCTCGATGCCAACCAGCCGCCCGACGCACGAAACTGCTTGATCCACAACGACTTCCGGCTCGACAACGTCGTGCTCGACCGTGCCGACCCCACCCGGGTCATCGGCGTGCTCGACTGGGAGATGGCGACCCTCGGCGACCCGCTGATGGACCTCGGCGGGTCGATGGCGTACTGGGTGCAGGCCGACGACAACCTCGCGTTCCGGATGTTCCGCCGCCAGCCGAGCCACCTGCCCGGCATGCTGTCGCGACGCGAGGTCGTGCACCACTACTGCGAGCGCGCCGGCCTCGACGTGAGTGACCGCGAGTGGGCGTTCTACGAGGTGTTCGGGCTGTTCCGGCTCGCGGCGATCGCCCAGCAGATCTACTACCGCTACCACCACAAGCAGACCACCAACCCGGCGTTCAAGAACCTCTACCTCGCGGTCACCGCGCTCGACCTGCGCTGCCGCTCGCTCATCCGTCAGGCCGGCCGATGA
- a CDS encoding SDR family oxidoreductase — MTDNTRTLITGASSGLGAEMARQLAARGHDVALTARRTDRLEALKTEIEAAHPGRRVRTRALDVNDHDAVFAVTREVAAELGGLDRFVVNAGLGKGTPLGTGRFDANRETAMTNFVGALAQMEAAMEVFREQKRGHLVVISSISALRGMRRAMTTYAASKAGVASLAEGVRSEVIGRPELDIDVSTIFPGYIRSEMNEHVEQEQKMMVDTETGVRAMVEAIEARKAKAYVPAWPWVPIGTAMKALPLSVVRRMV; from the coding sequence ATGACCGACAACACCCGCACCCTCATCACCGGCGCGAGCTCGGGCCTCGGCGCCGAGATGGCCCGCCAGCTCGCCGCCCGCGGGCACGACGTCGCGTTGACCGCGCGTCGTACGGACCGGCTCGAGGCCCTCAAGACCGAGATCGAGGCCGCCCACCCGGGCCGGCGCGTGCGCACCCGCGCACTCGACGTCAACGACCACGACGCGGTGTTCGCCGTGACGCGCGAGGTGGCCGCCGAGCTGGGCGGTCTCGACCGGTTCGTCGTCAACGCCGGGCTCGGCAAGGGCACGCCGCTCGGCACCGGACGTTTCGACGCCAACCGCGAGACAGCCATGACCAACTTCGTCGGGGCGCTGGCCCAGATGGAGGCCGCGATGGAGGTGTTCCGCGAGCAGAAGCGCGGCCACCTCGTGGTCATCTCCTCCATCTCGGCCCTGCGCGGGATGCGCCGTGCGATGACGACCTACGCCGCATCCAAGGCCGGCGTCGCGAGCCTTGCCGAGGGCGTGCGCTCGGAGGTCATCGGCCGTCCCGAGCTCGACATCGACGTGTCCACGATCTTCCCCGGCTACATCCGCTCCGAGATGAACGAGCACGTCGAGCAGGAGCAGAAGATGATGGTCGACACCGAGACCGGCGTACGCGCCATGGTCGAGGCCATCGAGGCGCGCAAGGCCAAGGCGTACGTCCCGGCCTGGCCGTGGGTGCCGATCGGCACGGCGATGAAGGCGCTGCCCCTGTCCGTCGTCCGTCGGATGGTCTGA
- a CDS encoding acyl-CoA dehydrogenase family protein, which translates to MDFTPSARATELTEAVRAFMQAEIEPVEEQYHRDLAAADDPWTPLPVVAELQAKAREQGLWNLFLPAGHGDAYAEKYGTTGGTGLSNVDYAPIAELTGRSFLAPHVFNCNAPDTGNMEVLLRYGSPEQQREWLEPLLRADIRSAFCMTEPDVASSDATNMAATAVVDGDEMVINGRKWWSTGVGHPDCAILIFMGLTAPDADRHSQHSMVLVPRDAPGVKVERLLSTMGTQDPPHGHGEVSFTDVRVPLANVLAGPGRAFEIAQGRLGPGRVHHCMRLIGLAEAALELACRRALDRTAFGKPLANLGGNRERIADARIKINQARLLVQHAAWLLDTQGPLGAFSAVSEIKVAVPTMAQEVIDMAMQLHGGGGLSEDLPLAGAWTNARALRLADGPDEVHRGVAARLELMKYGAKR; encoded by the coding sequence ATGGACTTCACGCCCTCCGCCCGCGCGACCGAGCTCACCGAGGCGGTCCGCGCGTTCATGCAGGCCGAGATCGAGCCGGTCGAGGAGCAGTACCACCGCGACCTCGCCGCGGCCGACGACCCGTGGACGCCGCTCCCGGTCGTGGCCGAGCTGCAGGCGAAGGCGCGTGAGCAGGGGCTGTGGAATCTGTTCCTGCCCGCCGGCCACGGCGACGCGTACGCCGAGAAGTACGGCACGACAGGCGGCACTGGCCTGTCCAACGTCGACTACGCCCCGATCGCCGAGCTGACCGGACGCTCCTTCCTCGCACCCCACGTCTTCAACTGCAACGCACCCGACACCGGCAACATGGAGGTGCTGCTGCGCTACGGCAGCCCCGAGCAGCAGCGCGAGTGGCTCGAGCCGTTGCTGCGCGCCGACATCCGCAGCGCGTTCTGCATGACCGAGCCCGACGTGGCCTCGTCCGACGCGACTAACATGGCGGCGACCGCGGTCGTCGACGGCGACGAGATGGTCATCAACGGCCGCAAGTGGTGGTCGACGGGTGTCGGCCACCCGGACTGCGCGATCCTGATCTTCATGGGCCTCACCGCGCCCGACGCCGACCGGCACTCCCAGCACTCGATGGTGCTGGTGCCTCGCGACGCGCCCGGGGTGAAGGTCGAACGGCTGCTGAGCACGATGGGCACCCAGGACCCGCCGCACGGGCACGGTGAGGTGTCGTTCACCGACGTACGCGTGCCCCTCGCCAACGTGCTGGCCGGGCCCGGGCGGGCCTTCGAGATCGCCCAGGGTCGTCTCGGCCCGGGGCGCGTCCACCACTGCATGCGACTGATCGGCCTCGCGGAGGCGGCGCTGGAGCTGGCCTGCCGCCGCGCGCTGGACCGGACGGCGTTCGGCAAGCCACTGGCCAACCTCGGCGGCAACCGCGAACGCATCGCCGACGCCCGCATCAAGATCAACCAGGCACGTCTGCTCGTGCAGCACGCCGCCTGGCTGCTCGACACCCAGGGCCCGCTCGGCGCGTTCTCTGCGGTGAGCGAGATCAAGGTCGCCGTGCCCACCATGGCCCAGGAGGTCATCGACATGGCGATGCAGCTGCACGGCGGCGGTGGGCTGTCGGAGGACCTCCCGCTCGCCGGCGCCTGGACCAACGCCCGTGCGCTGCGCCTGGCCGACGGACCCGATGAAGTGCACCGTGGCGTCGCGGCACGCCTGGAGCTGATGAAGTACGGAGCGAAGCGATGA
- a CDS encoding TetR/AcrR family transcriptional regulator: MSETSPPRSRARLSPDERRRQLVGIGLRRLVERPIQDLPIDEVAAEAGISRGLLFHYFPTKNDFYAAVVAAAGRRVLRTIAPDDGVRGAAGVRQLLERYVAQIDRRRDSYLALVHGRGPVRGDDDLALGLRMALARRIADLLDLPDDRSPVLHGWVAYVEDRALQWSARGPDERESSAEVVLHCERALDALLALS, encoded by the coding sequence GTGTCCGAGACCTCGCCGCCGCGTTCTCGAGCGCGGCTCAGCCCCGACGAGCGCCGCCGCCAGCTGGTCGGCATCGGTCTGCGCCGACTTGTCGAGCGCCCGATCCAGGACCTGCCGATCGACGAGGTCGCGGCCGAGGCGGGCATCTCGCGGGGTCTGCTGTTCCACTACTTCCCGACGAAGAACGACTTCTACGCGGCGGTCGTGGCGGCTGCCGGGCGGCGGGTGCTGCGTACGATCGCGCCGGACGACGGCGTGCGCGGCGCGGCCGGCGTACGACAGCTGTTGGAGCGCTACGTCGCCCAGATCGACCGTCGGCGCGACTCCTACCTCGCCCTCGTCCACGGTCGAGGACCGGTGCGCGGTGACGACGACCTCGCGCTCGGCCTGCGGATGGCGCTCGCCCGCCGCATCGCCGACCTGCTCGACCTCCCCGACGACCGGTCGCCGGTCCTGCACGGCTGGGTCGCGTACGTCGAGGACCGTGCGCTCCAGTGGAGCGCCCGCGGGCCTGACGAGCGTGAGAGCTCGGCCGAGGTCGTACTCCACTGCGAGCGCGCGCTGGACGCTCTCCTCGCCCTGTCGTGA